A genomic segment from Zygotorulaspora mrakii chromosome 1, complete sequence encodes:
- the IQG1 gene encoding Iqg1p (similar to Saccharomyces cerevisiae IQG1 (YPL242C); ancestral locus Anc_6.269), with product MANVLGSPARSRQNAFLDRYVQQISPEKPKLTEMSSSRINSSNNLLSQLTSAAKNKISTDKANHSQPSFGKNSPFLAGGTMAEKKDKPAFDTESLSREEKGYYEFLCRVGEVKRWIEEVIQETLPSELDICVGDSLRDGVYLAQVTQRINSDLAPTVYPAGDRLQFKHTQNINAFFSLVEHVGLPSSFRFELQDLYNKKSLPQVFETIYILITLINKKWPTKTPSLQALSGKLSFTKDELRKCQRMWPRIRDFKSLSISPIASPVVNKAKSLTNDSLINDFGTFNGSEEDGAIQKSIATPTRNSNGSVLQPVVLPPPLENESISSNIYSPEKNDNDLNSPVRPTFKPKNEYFTSTTSHLEYSPLKNTSLSYYSPSISKYLTYDTDFYMRRSQARQNDLEYYNSFNYGPVEYSPKRKQKMTENEFLESIVGIQGVCRAVNIRFNFHIQRNLLKLFGREVIVLQANIRGQLLRRRADVTSILKFKKIKIPELFSIQALFRAYLHRKKLDHLRIKYLRQQDQVDCLQGFSRGFIVRRKTNWQLSSIRQSDVPLRKFQALLNGVISRSNIHSGSASLSNDLTPIKRLQAICRANLIRQHQHMIFNSFVFEVSTQRIDFQTICRAVSVRVALKDSILSLNGYDSVVEKISAHIKGWQKRKCIQYFLRKNVVDFLSVSLLQASIRGVLVRFTLDIVDDFIEYNYLIEFQARLRGHFNRSKLRERSAMFVRNSRSIVMIQSKIRMFLQRVAFFELMQLPNPTLTSVRRFAHLLNNVGTIEEVQDKLEGFQTQLDAENIKKERLEKEIGQQIDLAEVLRKHGLTEESPAIINKLTVPKNSLPTFQKLFYLLQVDPTYWKIMHSRDPAFVENNAYCCFTTMNQKMAERERTYFIRLVVEIMQCEMAEAATVDEFLANDNQLWRRFLRLFLRREFPELFDLFVPLLDFIADSGISFESDPYVIYKLIYNREPMSRSLAIEDYKTKCKFIENLRSIWHSVEIVAELFTRKTSEFPSELRFLATKIFSSAADKNAGEDDALKAISAVLLNCMVFEYLENRAYYGYEEKDTHHYEEKLHTIIDALSTVFCLHNFSGYCDPLNQYASEMNSQIKVLLLNMFLDPEYEKDGDRLIYHDMVSKAPRLEIFSDKVLKIGSKFQECLSCFPDDDAIHDILGKRIESSLIPKSGRVVLELLATSHRFLVCDDRTRKLYDQVKRAFIYMMQVEDINSNLYDLTVSCVLDSDEPAFRRLIDNNIKIKNDPIIRHLDNPPYFSLKNSTLKRIHELENMEVLNPANNKLQNFLNDIANTIKNPHYAIDYVSEELEVTHKTQLAVTKINQDLEFALAHLKKSNNDSVKAIQNTNRYLPAHKGPLSNLKGAYKKAYNKSGFEMNGLKLKWTTRQLYEKGVVTYIEGEKLAEQKVKVFGSSGPKFPDIIFKISTADGSKFGIQLLDKRKGPEKRQSDYVDSFNFKDLLNTQAGSKVDTWHLLNGKVTLKTSELLKLVVVTFLKSESI from the coding sequence ATGGCAAATGTTCTTGGCTCTCCAGCAAGGTCGAGACAAAATGCTTTCTTGGATAGATATGTTCAGCAGATTTCCCCTGAGAAGCCGAAACTGACAGAAATGTCATCTTCCAGGATCAACTCTTCGAATAATCTTCTATCGCAGTTAACAAGTGCAgctaaaaacaaaatatcgACGGATAAGGCAAATCACAGCCAACCATCATTTGGTAAGAACAGCCCTTTTCTTGCAGGGGGTACAATGGCtgagaaaaaagataaacCAGCTTTTGATACTGAGAGCTTATCGAGGGAAGAGAAAGGTTACTATGAGTTCCTATGTAGAGTGGGAGAAGTCAAAAGATGGATTGAAGAAGTGATACAAGAAACTTTACCGTCCGAGCTGGACATATGTGTTGGTGACTCTTTGAGGGATGGTGTATATCTTGCACAGGTCACTCAACGGATAAATAGCGATTTGGCTCCTACAGTATACCCAGCTGGTGACAGACTTCAATTCAAGCACACGCAAAACATTAATGCATTCTTTTCGCTGGTTGAGCATGTTGGATTGCCCAGCTCCTTTAGATTTGAGCTGCAGGATTTATATAATAAGAAAAGTTTGCCCCAAGTTTTTGAGACAATTTACATTTTGATCACTCTAATCAATAAGAAATGGCCAACCAAGACACCAAGCTTGCAAGCACTTTCTGGAAAATTGAGTTTCACAAAAGACGAACTAAGAAAATGTCAAAGAATGTGGCCCAGAATACGTGATTTTAAATCGTTAAGCATCAGCCCGATAGCCTCGCCAGTGGTGAATAAAGCCAAATCCCTAACAAATGATAGCCTGATCAATGATTTCGGCACGTTTAATGGTTCTGAAGAGGATGGTGCAATACAAAAATCTATTGCAACACCTACCAGAAATAGTAATGGCAGCGTGTTGCAACCGGTAGTGTTGCCACCAcctttggaaaatgaaTCTATTTCCTCAAATATATACTCGCCCGAAAAGAATGACAACGACTTAAACTCTCCTGTGCGACCAACTTTCAAACCCAAAAATGAGTATTTTACATCAACAACATCACATTTGGAATATAGTCCCCTGAAAAATACGAGCTTATCTTATTATTCTCCTTCTatctcaaaatatttaacGTATGACACAGATTTTTACATGAGGAGAAGTCAGGCTAGACAAAATGATTTAGAATACTATAACAGTTTTAATTACGGTCCTGTTGAATATTCTCCTAAAAGGAAACAGAAAATGACCGAGAACGAATTCTTGGAAAGCATTGTGGGTATTCAAGGGGTCTGTCGTGCTGTAAATATACGATTTAACTTTCACATCCAAAGGAATCTCTTGAAATTATTTGGAAGAGAAGTCATTGTATTGCAAGCAAACATACGAGGACAATTGTTACGGAGGCGAGCAGATGTCACTAGcatattgaaattcaaaaagataaaaattcCAGAATTATTTTCCATACAAGCTCTTTTTAGAGCATATCTTCACAGAAAAAAGTTAGATCACCTCAGAATCAAGTATTTGAGGCAACAAGATCAAGTAGATTGTCTCCAAGGTTTCTCGAGAGGTTTTATTGTGCGTCGAAAAACAAATTGGCAATTAAGTTCCATCAGACAATCGGACGTCCCTCtgagaaaatttcaagcaCTGTTAAATGGTGTCATTAGTCGATCGAACATTCATTCTGGCTCTGCAAGCTTGTCTAACGATTTGACACCAATAAAACGGCTTCAAGCAATATGTAGAGCTAATCTGATCCGCCAACATCAACACATGATATTTAATAGCTTTGTTTTTGAGGTATCTACGCAAAGAATTGACTTTCAAACAATTTGTAGGGCTGTGTCTGTTCGTGTGGCGCTAAAGGACTCAATCCTCTCACTGAATGGCTATGATTCGGTCGtggaaaaaatatctgcACATATCAAAGGATGGCAGAAGCGCAAGTgcattcaatattttcttcgaaAAAATGTTGTGGACTTTCTTTCAGTTAGCTTGTTACAAGCTTCCATTAGAGGTGTGCTCGTAAGGTTCACATTGgatattgttgatgatttcaTTGAGTATAATTATCTAATAGAGTTCCAAGCAAGGCTTAGGGGGCATTTTAATCGATCTAAATTGAGGGAAAGATCAGCGATGTTTGTCAGAAACTCTCGTTCAATTGTCATGATTCAAAGTAAAATTAGAATGTTTTTACAACGGGTTGCTTTCTTTGAACTTATGCAGCTTCCTAATCCCACTCTAACCTCTGTCAGACGATTTGCTCACTTGCTTAATAACGTTGGtacaattgaagaagtaCAAGACAAATTGGAAGGATTTCAGACCCAATTAGACGCTgaaaacataaaaaaggaaaggcTCGAAAAGGAAATAGGACAACAGATCGATTTGGCTGAGGTACTGCGAAAGCACGGTCTAACTGAAGAATCACCAGCGATTATAAACAAACTTACAGTACCAAAAAATAGTCTTCCTACCTTTCAAAAGCTATTTTATTTGCTGCAGGTTGATCCTACATATTGGAAAATAATGCATTCAAGAGATCCGGCTTTTGTTGAGAACAATGCTTACTGTTGCTTTACAACaatgaatcaaaaaatggcagaaagagaaagaacTTACTTCATTCGATTGGTAGTGGAAATCATGCAATGCGAAATGGCAGAGGCAGCAACAGTGGATGAGTTCCTAGCTAACGACAATCAATTATGGAGACGTTTCCTTAGACTGTTTTTAAGAAGAGAATTCCCAGAACTATTTGATTTGTTCGTTCCACTTTTGGATTTCATTGCAGACTCTGGTATCAGCTTTGAAAGTGATCCATATGTGATCTACAAGTTGATATACAACAGAGAGCCAATGAGTCGATCACTGGCCATTGAAGATTATAAAACTAAGTGCAAgttcattgaaaatctcCGTAGTATTTGGCATTCCGTTGAGATCGTTGCAGAATTGTTCACGAGGAAAACATCTGAGTTTCCGTCAGAGCTCAGATTTCTGGCGActaaaatattttcatccGCTGCAGATAAAAATGCCGGGGAGGATGATGCACTGAAAGCAATTTCAGCTGTTCTCTTGAATTGCATGgtatttgaatatttagAAAACAGAGCTTATTATGGGTACGAGGAGAAAGATACACATCATTATGAGGAAAAATTACATACGATTATTGATGCTCTTTCTACTGTTTTCTGTCTGCACAACTTCTCTGGATATTGTGATCCTTTGAATCAATATGCTAGCGAAATGAATTCACAGATTAAGGTTCTTTTATTAAATATGTTTTTGGATCCAGAGTACGAAAAAGATGGCGATAGGTTGATTTATCATGACATGGTCTCGAAAGCACCACGCCTAGAAATTTTTTCCGATAAAGTTTTAAAAATCGGTTCCAAGTTTCAGGAGTGTTTGTCTTGCTTTCCCGATGATGATGCAATTCATGACATACTAGGAAAACGCATAGAAAGTAGCCTCATTCCCAAATCAGGTCGAGTTGTTCTAGAGCTGCTGGCAACATCACATCGGTTCCTTGTCTGCGACGATCGAACAAGAAAATTGTACGATCAGGTCAAAAGGGCCTTCATATACATGATGCAGGTAGAAGATATTAACAGTAATCTTTATGACCTTACTGTTAGTTGCGTATTAGACAGTGATGAGCCAGCTTTCAGGAGACTTATcgataataatatcaaaataaagaatGATCCAATTATCCGTCACTTGGATAATCCACCATATTTCAGTCTCAAAAACTCAACTTTAAAAAGAATTCACgaattggaaaatatggaaGTACTAAATCCTGCCAACAATAAATTACAAAACTTTCTGAATGACATTGCCAACACCATCAAAAATCCACATTATGCCATTGACTATGTATCGGAGGAACTGGAAGTTACACACAAAACTCAACTTGCAGTGACCAAAATAAATCAGGATTTAGAGTTCGCTCTCGCTCATCTAAAAAAGAGCAACAATGATTCTGTAAAAGCTATTCAAAATACAAATAGGTATCTACCTGCTCACAAAGGGCCTTTGAGTAATTTAAAAGGTGCGTACAAAAAAGCCTATAACAAAAGCGGATTTGAGATGAATGGCTTGAAATTAAAGTGGACCACGCGGCAGCTATATGAGAAGGGCGTTGTCACATACATTGAAGGTGAAAAGCTGGCTGAACAAAAAGTGAAAGTTTTCGGGTCCAGCGGGCCTAAATTTCCAGATATAATATTCAAGATTTCTACTGCAGATGgctcaaaatttggaatcCAGCTACTTGATAAGAGAAAAGGACCTGAGAAAAGACAATCAGATTATGTAgattctttcaactttaaGGACCTGTTGAATACCCAAGCTGGCTCAAAAGTAGATACTTGGCACCTCCTTAATGGTAAAGTTACGTTGAAAACATCAGAACTATTGAAATTGGTTGTTGTCacttttctcaaatcagAGAGTATTTAA